A genomic segment from Neodiprion lecontei isolate iyNeoLeco1 chromosome 1, iyNeoLeco1.1, whole genome shotgun sequence encodes:
- the LOC107227747 gene encoding centrosomal protein 43 isoform X2: MTDGNISIEEDTELRDLVAQTLENNGVLAKVRAELRASVFLALEEQESVMNTKPLLNKTVKQYLANTEGRLLFSLVREFLEYFGLDYTISVYDPETYAGKEYNYAGRSKLCEELGIVSSEPLLGEILRTHARRSFNNSEKQNEDDGNGNMATKMHNTSSDMCNETYDEMTPKILHKDSVSLSNDNNDSSEKLESMSEAALKVPINVTITDKKKSITNNQTFNNVLIDTSSCELQKNNSLRKNDNTNLEDVTDTHRVDGNKENNDVRFSKFSMNLDADNVNVESEKQSLNKTEPLIKFDETIIDEVQPNQNEKDASKQKGINNTELHNANNVQNKKIITDKSLGKTMFFDEIIIDGKKEKVGANHKSESSLLGDLPPLTTKVTSIFSDLPSFNTKKTDINDLKELMDIGLASEGIDNYEEDFISSASGSANEQSPSKSPDKCESPNKSRYKKEERHQSVRSDDISEEIEGIDEILSSTSCLENVPAAKSISNITVDVVTDYIQDV; the protein is encoded by the exons atgacAGACGGAAATATTTCCATCGAGGAGGATACCGAGCTCCGTGATCTCGTGGCCCAAACGTTAGAAAATAATGGGGTGCTGGCCAAAGTGCGA GCAGAGCTTAGAGCGAGCGTCTTTTTAGCCCTCGAGGAACAAGAATCTGTGATG AACACGAAGCCGCTGCTTAACAAAACTGTAAAACAGTACCTGGCAAATACTGAGGGAAGATTGCTGTTCTCATTGGTCAGAGAATTTCTGGAATATTTCGGTCTTGATTATACGATATCTGTTTATGACCCTGAGACATACGCCGGTAAGGAATACAACTATGCAGGTAGAAGCAAGCTGTGCGAAGAACTTGGCATAGTTTCAAGCGAGCCACTGCTTGGGGAAATTTTGAGGACCCATGCACGTCGATCGTTCAATAATTCAGAAAAGCAG aaCGAAGATGACGGCAATGGAAATATGGCAACAAAAATGCATAATACTTCTAGTGACATGTGTAATGAGACATACGACGAAATGACaccgaaaattttacacaaagATTCTGTGTCTCTATCAAATGATAATAACGACTCGTCAGAAAAATTGGAAAGCATGTCGGAAGCTGCTTTAAAAGTTCCAATAAATGTGACGATAACTGACAAGAAAAAATCCATCACTAATAATCAAACGTTCAATAATGTTCTAATAGACACATCTAGCTGCGAGcttcagaaaaataattcactcaGGAAAAATGATAACACCAATTTAGAAGATGTAACTGATACTCACAGAGTCGATGGTAACAAAGAGAACAACGACGTACGCTTCAGCAAGTTTTCTATGAATTTAGATGCCGATAATGTAAATGTTGAAAGCGAGAAGCAGTCATTGAATAAAACCGAGCCATTAATTAAGTTTGACGAAACTATTATAGACGAAGTACAACcaaatcaaaatgaaaaagacGCCAGCAAGCAAAAAGGCATAAATAATACAGAGTTGCATAACGcaaataatgtacaaaataagaaaatcatTACAGATAAGAGTTTAGGAAAAACCATGTTCTTTGACGAGATTATTATTGACGGTAAGAAGGAAAAAGTTGGTGCAAATCACAAAAGCGAATCTTCACTGTTAGGCGACTTACCTCCACTCACCACAAAAGTCACATCCATATTTAGTGATTTGCCATCCTTTAATACTAAGAAGACAGACATCAACGATCTTAAAGAACTCATGGACATTGGGCTTG CTTCGGAAGGAATTGATAACTATGAAGAAGACTTTATCTCATCTGCATCTGGCAGTGCGAATGAGCAAAGCCCTTCTAAAAGCCCTGACAAATGCGAGAGCCCGAACAAATCCCGGTACAAAAAAGAGGAAAGACACCAGAGTGTAAGAAGTGACGACATAAGCGAAGAGATCGAAGGGATTGACGAAATTCTCAGCAGCACGTCTTGC CTAGAGAATGTTCCTGCAGCAAAGTCTATATCAAATATAACAGTGGACGTCGTTACAGATTATATCCAGGATGTGTGA
- the LOC107227774 gene encoding mitochondrial import inner membrane translocase subunit Tim13: protein MAMDSLPSGNLSGIQKDELMEQVQQQIAVANAQELLTKMTEKCFKKCIQKPGTSLDSSEQKCVAMCMDRYMDAWNLVSKAYSNRLQRERNRL, encoded by the exons ATGGCCATGGACTCGTTACCATCGGGAAATTTGTCGGGCATTCAAAAGGACGAACTAATGGAGCAGGTCCAACAACAAATAGCCGTCGCCAACGCCCAGGAGCTGCTCACG AAAATGACGGAAAAGTGCTTCAAGAAGTGCATCCAGAAGCCCGGAACGTCCCTTGACAGCTCCGAACAG aaatgcGTAGCAATGTGTATGGATCGATATATGGATGCTTGGAACTTGGTGTCTAAAGCGTACAGTAACAGGCTTCAGAGAGAACGCAACAGATTGTAA
- the LOC107227747 gene encoding uncharacterized protein LOC107227747 isoform X3: MTDGNISIEEDTELRDLVAQTLENNGVLAKVRNTKPLLNKTVKQYLANTEGRLLFSLVREFLEYFGLDYTISVYDPETYAGKEYNYAGRSKLCEELGIVSSEPLLGEILRTHARRSFNNSEKQPLLNFQNEDDGNGNMATKMHNTSSDMCNETYDEMTPKILHKDSVSLSNDNNDSSEKLESMSEAALKVPINVTITDKKKSITNNQTFNNVLIDTSSCELQKNNSLRKNDNTNLEDVTDTHRVDGNKENNDVRFSKFSMNLDADNVNVESEKQSLNKTEPLIKFDETIIDEVQPNQNEKDASKQKGINNTELHNANNVQNKKIITDKSLGKTMFFDEIIIDGKKEKVGANHKSESSLLGDLPPLTTKVTSIFSDLPSFNTKKTDINDLKELMDIGLASEGIDNYEEDFISSASGSANEQSPSKSPDKCESPNKSRYKKEERHQSVRSDDISEEIEGIDEILSSTSCLENVPAAKSISNITVDVVTDYIQDV; this comes from the exons atgacAGACGGAAATATTTCCATCGAGGAGGATACCGAGCTCCGTGATCTCGTGGCCCAAACGTTAGAAAATAATGGGGTGCTGGCCAAAGTGCGA AACACGAAGCCGCTGCTTAACAAAACTGTAAAACAGTACCTGGCAAATACTGAGGGAAGATTGCTGTTCTCATTGGTCAGAGAATTTCTGGAATATTTCGGTCTTGATTATACGATATCTGTTTATGACCCTGAGACATACGCCGGTAAGGAATACAACTATGCAGGTAGAAGCAAGCTGTGCGAAGAACTTGGCATAGTTTCAAGCGAGCCACTGCTTGGGGAAATTTTGAGGACCCATGCACGTCGATCGTTCAATAATTCAGAAAAGCAG cctttgttgaattttcagaaCGAAGATGACGGCAATGGAAATATGGCAACAAAAATGCATAATACTTCTAGTGACATGTGTAATGAGACATACGACGAAATGACaccgaaaattttacacaaagATTCTGTGTCTCTATCAAATGATAATAACGACTCGTCAGAAAAATTGGAAAGCATGTCGGAAGCTGCTTTAAAAGTTCCAATAAATGTGACGATAACTGACAAGAAAAAATCCATCACTAATAATCAAACGTTCAATAATGTTCTAATAGACACATCTAGCTGCGAGcttcagaaaaataattcactcaGGAAAAATGATAACACCAATTTAGAAGATGTAACTGATACTCACAGAGTCGATGGTAACAAAGAGAACAACGACGTACGCTTCAGCAAGTTTTCTATGAATTTAGATGCCGATAATGTAAATGTTGAAAGCGAGAAGCAGTCATTGAATAAAACCGAGCCATTAATTAAGTTTGACGAAACTATTATAGACGAAGTACAACcaaatcaaaatgaaaaagacGCCAGCAAGCAAAAAGGCATAAATAATACAGAGTTGCATAACGcaaataatgtacaaaataagaaaatcatTACAGATAAGAGTTTAGGAAAAACCATGTTCTTTGACGAGATTATTATTGACGGTAAGAAGGAAAAAGTTGGTGCAAATCACAAAAGCGAATCTTCACTGTTAGGCGACTTACCTCCACTCACCACAAAAGTCACATCCATATTTAGTGATTTGCCATCCTTTAATACTAAGAAGACAGACATCAACGATCTTAAAGAACTCATGGACATTGGGCTTG CTTCGGAAGGAATTGATAACTATGAAGAAGACTTTATCTCATCTGCATCTGGCAGTGCGAATGAGCAAAGCCCTTCTAAAAGCCCTGACAAATGCGAGAGCCCGAACAAATCCCGGTACAAAAAAGAGGAAAGACACCAGAGTGTAAGAAGTGACGACATAAGCGAAGAGATCGAAGGGATTGACGAAATTCTCAGCAGCACGTCTTGC CTAGAGAATGTTCCTGCAGCAAAGTCTATATCAAATATAACAGTGGACGTCGTTACAGATTATATCCAGGATGTGTGA
- the LOC124296575 gene encoding uncharacterized protein LOC124296575, producing the protein MLHSDHLDKTTIWEHHRLIILELCNASSVCTQVISYLISELKKLVLVVTEISEENVLSALDLHDKSYVIFHSLDVILRKYKSVALSSLADERMSAPEKIPEVTNLWKRHWRVNEKEPDIFLTGLKKLEVVEDQEKDWTRVLEELVVSTTQHWPLVKVMAWQCLSLLKSKIDNLSTGDGSKFETEIK; encoded by the exons ATGCTGCACAGCGATCATCTCGACAAG ACGACGATTTGGGAACACCATCGTTTGATCATCCTTGAACTCTGCAATGCATCTTCAGTTTGCACACAGGTGATAAGCTACTTGATCTCGGAATTGAAGAAACTCGTTTTAGTAGTGACTGAAATTTCTGAAGAAAACGTGCTGAGTGCACTGGATTTGCACGATAAGTCCtacgttatttttcattcgcttgACGTAATCCTCAGAAAGTACAAATCCGTTGCTTTGAGTTCCTTGGCCGATGAAAGAATGAGTGCTCCTGAAAAGATTCCGGAGGTGACGAATCTTTGGAAGCGACATTGGAGGGTCAATGAGAAAGAGCCTGATATCTTCCTGACGGGATTGAAGAAGCTGGAGGTCGTTGAGGACCAAGAAAAAGACTGGACTAGAGTACTGGAGGAATTGGTCGTGTCCACTACGCAACATTGGCCTCTGGTCAAAGTTATGGCCTGGCAGTGCCTCTCTCTGCTCAAATCAAAGATCGACAATTTATCCACGGGCGATGGGTCAAAGTTTGAGactgaaattaaataa
- the LOC107227747 gene encoding uncharacterized protein LOC107227747 isoform X1 yields MTDGNISIEEDTELRDLVAQTLENNGVLAKVRAELRASVFLALEEQESVMNTKPLLNKTVKQYLANTEGRLLFSLVREFLEYFGLDYTISVYDPETYAGKEYNYAGRSKLCEELGIVSSEPLLGEILRTHARRSFNNSEKQPLLNFQNEDDGNGNMATKMHNTSSDMCNETYDEMTPKILHKDSVSLSNDNNDSSEKLESMSEAALKVPINVTITDKKKSITNNQTFNNVLIDTSSCELQKNNSLRKNDNTNLEDVTDTHRVDGNKENNDVRFSKFSMNLDADNVNVESEKQSLNKTEPLIKFDETIIDEVQPNQNEKDASKQKGINNTELHNANNVQNKKIITDKSLGKTMFFDEIIIDGKKEKVGANHKSESSLLGDLPPLTTKVTSIFSDLPSFNTKKTDINDLKELMDIGLASEGIDNYEEDFISSASGSANEQSPSKSPDKCESPNKSRYKKEERHQSVRSDDISEEIEGIDEILSSTSCLENVPAAKSISNITVDVVTDYIQDV; encoded by the exons atgacAGACGGAAATATTTCCATCGAGGAGGATACCGAGCTCCGTGATCTCGTGGCCCAAACGTTAGAAAATAATGGGGTGCTGGCCAAAGTGCGA GCAGAGCTTAGAGCGAGCGTCTTTTTAGCCCTCGAGGAACAAGAATCTGTGATG AACACGAAGCCGCTGCTTAACAAAACTGTAAAACAGTACCTGGCAAATACTGAGGGAAGATTGCTGTTCTCATTGGTCAGAGAATTTCTGGAATATTTCGGTCTTGATTATACGATATCTGTTTATGACCCTGAGACATACGCCGGTAAGGAATACAACTATGCAGGTAGAAGCAAGCTGTGCGAAGAACTTGGCATAGTTTCAAGCGAGCCACTGCTTGGGGAAATTTTGAGGACCCATGCACGTCGATCGTTCAATAATTCAGAAAAGCAG cctttgttgaattttcagaaCGAAGATGACGGCAATGGAAATATGGCAACAAAAATGCATAATACTTCTAGTGACATGTGTAATGAGACATACGACGAAATGACaccgaaaattttacacaaagATTCTGTGTCTCTATCAAATGATAATAACGACTCGTCAGAAAAATTGGAAAGCATGTCGGAAGCTGCTTTAAAAGTTCCAATAAATGTGACGATAACTGACAAGAAAAAATCCATCACTAATAATCAAACGTTCAATAATGTTCTAATAGACACATCTAGCTGCGAGcttcagaaaaataattcactcaGGAAAAATGATAACACCAATTTAGAAGATGTAACTGATACTCACAGAGTCGATGGTAACAAAGAGAACAACGACGTACGCTTCAGCAAGTTTTCTATGAATTTAGATGCCGATAATGTAAATGTTGAAAGCGAGAAGCAGTCATTGAATAAAACCGAGCCATTAATTAAGTTTGACGAAACTATTATAGACGAAGTACAACcaaatcaaaatgaaaaagacGCCAGCAAGCAAAAAGGCATAAATAATACAGAGTTGCATAACGcaaataatgtacaaaataagaaaatcatTACAGATAAGAGTTTAGGAAAAACCATGTTCTTTGACGAGATTATTATTGACGGTAAGAAGGAAAAAGTTGGTGCAAATCACAAAAGCGAATCTTCACTGTTAGGCGACTTACCTCCACTCACCACAAAAGTCACATCCATATTTAGTGATTTGCCATCCTTTAATACTAAGAAGACAGACATCAACGATCTTAAAGAACTCATGGACATTGGGCTTG CTTCGGAAGGAATTGATAACTATGAAGAAGACTTTATCTCATCTGCATCTGGCAGTGCGAATGAGCAAAGCCCTTCTAAAAGCCCTGACAAATGCGAGAGCCCGAACAAATCCCGGTACAAAAAAGAGGAAAGACACCAGAGTGTAAGAAGTGACGACATAAGCGAAGAGATCGAAGGGATTGACGAAATTCTCAGCAGCACGTCTTGC CTAGAGAATGTTCCTGCAGCAAAGTCTATATCAAATATAACAGTGGACGTCGTTACAGATTATATCCAGGATGTGTGA
- the LOC107227710 gene encoding venom acid phosphatase Acph-1 → MPASSSNQCSRRTLLLFMIIIVDFNNAEYNKLKMVNVIFRHGERLPTANEYYIAFPNTSHINVTYSQEGLGSLTNNGKLNMYNLGVFLRQRYNNFLGDYYNINITRIRSTESYRTFLSAQLVNAGLWPPAVIQQWKKDLLWIPVPYEYVKVDEDALMLPYLCRRYKDEYKKVLQSEEVRKIVEPHLEFFAYLSRYSGVNVTTPQQVFFLYHMLKAQTNLNLTLPSWSTGYFPDGQMRDVAILAYDIMNWGDRMKKIYGGPLLREILQNCKSSIKGASIPKMKLYSGHESNIVSILNTLGLWNRQIPDYSSAVIFELYLNNSSNEFGIQILYYRGTSDEIVPLILTGCTQICPINNFTSILSNVMPGDFEEVCQMNLQTEDSKNLSESLHTTSSIALLIICILLKPT, encoded by the exons ATGCCTGCTTCATCGAGTAACCAGTGCAGTCGGAGGACTCTTCTTCTCTTTATGATAATCATCGTAGACTTCAACAATGCTGAATATAACAAACTGAAAATGGTCAACGTT ATCTTCAGACATGGTGAAAGATTGCCGACTGCAAATGAATACTACATAGCGTTTCCGAATACTTCTCACATCAACGTGACATATTCCCAGGAAGGCCTGGGCAGTCTGACTAAC AATGGAAAGCTGAACATGTACAATCTCGGTGTCTTCTTACGTCAAAGGTACAACAACTTTTTAGGCgattattacaatattaaCATAACAAGGATTCGATCCACGGAGTCTTACAGAACCTTTTTGTCTGCTCAACTGGTGAATGCTGGTCTATGGCCACCGGCCGTAATCCAACAGTGGAAAAAGGATCTCCTTTGGATTCCAGTTCCCTACG AATACGTAAAGGTTGATGAGGACGCTCTGATGTTACCGTACCTCTGTCGCCGGTACAAGGATGAGTACAAGAAGGTATTGCAAAGTGAAGAGGTCCGAAAAATCGTGGAACCTCATCTAGAGTTCTTTGCGTATCTCAGCCGGTACAGTGGAGTCAACGTTACGACGCCGcagcaagttttttttctttatcacaTGCTAAAAGCTCAG acaaatttgaacttaacGCTTCCTTCATGGAGTACAGGCTACTTCCCGGACGGTCAAATGCGCGATGTAGCTATTCTAGCGTACGATATCATGAACTGGGGAGATCGTATGAAGAAGATATACGGTGGACCTCTTCTTCGCGAAATTTTGCAGAACTGTAAATCTTCCATCAAGGGGGCATCGATTCCAAAAATGAAGTTGTACAGCGGCCATGAGAGCAATATCGTTAGCATCCTTAACACTCTCGGCCTCTGGAATCGTCAGATCCCTGACTACAGCTCCGCTGTAATATTCGAACTCTACTTGAACAATTCATCCAACGAATTTGGCATTCAA ATTCTCTACTACCGTGGCACAAGTGATGAAATTGTTCCACTCATTCTAACAGGGTGCACGCAAATTTGTCCAATCAACAATTTCACCAGTATATTATCAAACGTGATGCCGGGTGATTTTGAGGAAGTTTGTCAAATGAACTTGCAGACTGAAGACAGTAAAAACTTATCCGAATCACTGCACACCACTTCTTCAATCGCTTTGCTGATAATATGCATTCTACTCAAGCCGACCTGA